The uncultured Bacteroides sp. DNA segment GGGCCAAAGATGTTTTCTATATCTTCTACTGTGTAGTCAGTGTCTTCAACAACATCATGTAGTAGTGCGGCACAAATGGAAGTGGAGCCGAGCCCGATCTCGTTACATACAATCTTGGCGACCGATAGGGGGTGCATTATATAAGGTTCTCCGGATTGCCGTTTAATACCTTTATGCGCCTGATTGGCGAAATTGAATGCTTTCGTTATAATTTCAACGCGTTTGCGATGTTTGGTTTTAAGATAATCATTCAATAATTCCTGAAATGATTGCTCAATCATCTCCTCATCCGACATCTCTTTCGTATTCACAATCTCCATCTCTCCATCTTTTTCTTTCGTTGATCTGCAAAAATAAGCAAAATTCAATATCATGCAAGCAATCAGTACTCTTTTCTTGTCGGAATGTTTATTGAACAAGATTTCCGCACAGTAAGCTAAAACTTATTATGCGGAAATCTTGTTGCACAGTCCGAGGCGTGGTACTACTGCAATTGTTTTTCTATTTGTATATTTTCAGTCTTTTTCCTGCGGCAATGTTGGTCCCTCTCAGGTTATTCCATTTCTTGATATCGCTAATGCGGACATGATATTTCTCGGCTATAGTAGATAACGTTTCTCCATTTCTAATTTTATGATAAGATTTGCTACCTCTTGGCTTCGCTTTTGCTCTTACTGAAACGACAGGTTCGTCTTTAACTTCCACAATCTTTCGCTCATTGAAGAGTTCGTCGGCACGGTGTGCATAGATTGTATCTTGGCTATCAATAAAGGTATTTATATAATTGTAGGGCAATCTCAGTGTATAGGGCTTTATATCTCCCGGGATGATACTTTTTTTATATTGTGGATTGAGACTTTTTACTTGTTCCAAGCTGATGCCGCAAATATCTGCTATCTGTTCGAAATGGAGGTTTTTGGATATCTGCACAGTATCGGTATTAGTCGGAATATCTGTTTCCATGGGGCAGATATTATGATCGCAGTAATAGTTCATTAAATAATTTGCTGCAATAAAGGCTGGAACATAGCCACGAGTTTCTTTAGGCAAGTAGTTGTAAATACTCCAATAGTCATTCTTTCCTCCTGAACGGCGAATGGCTTTGTTTATGTTTCCGGGGCCACAATTGTATGCTGCAATTACAAGATTCCAGTCTTGATAGATCGCATATAAATCTTTTAGATAACGTGCGGCAGCCCATGTTTCTTTTATTGGATCCCTGCGTTCGTCTACCAAACTATTTACTTCCAAATCATATATTTTTGCTGTGCCAATCATGAATTGCCATAAACCGGAAGCGCCGGCACGCGAAGTTGCAGAAGGGTTTAATGCAGATTCAATGACAGGTAAGTATTTTAATTCAAGGGGGAGATTATAGGCATCTAATGCTTCTTCGAAAATGGGAATGTAAAAATTGGAAGCACTCAGCATAAAGGAGACTTGATTGCGCAACCGACTGGCATACATATCTATAAACTTACGAACAATCTCATTGTATGGCATTTCCATAACAGTTGGTATGCGAGAAAGTCTCTGAATATATACGGAATCACTGAAGAAAGGATTCTCATCAGCCGTACTGCAGTCTTTGCCTGTTTTGATGTAGTTTTTTGCTTTCCAATCGTTGAGCAAGCTATCTACGGGGTAGGTCATACTTTCCGGGAGATCAATACTTTCTTTCCGCTGGGTTCCGTTTCCTTGAATCACCACGTCAACGCTTTGTGCTTGCGCATAGTTTGATATAACTAGGAAACAAAAAAACAAGCTCCAATAGATGTACCTTGATTTGTTTGATGCTTTACTCGTTATGAAATGTATTTTCTTCTTCATTCTTTTTTGATTTAAAACCGGAGGCTACATTGCACACCGACAGAATTTCCAGACTTGTACCGGTCGTTGATAATTGTAGGTTCCACCCGCATGCTGAGATCGGGTGTTATGTCAAAATTTGAAAGCTCAGCATCTACATAGGCATCGATAACCGAAATCAAGTAGACTCCTATAAAGGCAAAAATACTCAGGTCGCGGTATCGACGGTAGGTATCTTTACGCTTTTTTAAAACAGTCTGCAATTGACTCTCTGTATAACTTGAATTCGGAGGGAGTAAATCAAGATAACTTTTCGTGCTTGGGTCTCCATCCATGATATCCATATAGGCCTGCGAATAGTCTTTATACATTTTGTTGTTCCAACTTAAAGCGTAAGCACATCCTGCAAAGCCGCCATAGATGATGGGAAGCTTCCAATACTTACGATTGTAAATCTGTCCCCCTCCCGGTATAACGAGTGCATACCAAGTTGCTTTGCCTGCATTTGGGATCCATTGTTTTTTAGGTTTAACTAATTCAAGACTATCTTTTATGCTGTTGTCTTGTAATTGCTGTATGGCCTTTGGCTCTAATTTCTCCAAATTCTGTTTGTTTACATTGACTAAGCTGTCAACACGTGCACGCATGAGGGTATCTTTAGTCAACGAATCGGTAAGCTCTGCCTCTTTGTTGTTCATGCGTTTACGACGGGCTGCCGCTTCTTGCGCATACGCATCAGTACCTGCTATCTGAAACATACAGAGAAACAAGATGATGCTTAAATAATATTTCGTGATTCTTATCGTCATTTATTTTTTTAGCGCATCAAACATTTCCATGATACGCTCTAATTCTTCTTCGTTATTGAACGGGATACTTATTTTACCTTTACCTTTTTCCGAGCAAGTGAGTTGCACTTTGGTGTTGAAGAAGCCAGATAAGTGTTTTTTTAATAGATTAAACTCTTCCGGTAGCTTAGCACGCTTAGGTGCAATTTTTTTTCCTCCACTTTTTATGGTCTCTCCTTCACTCAGTGATTTTACCAGTTCTTCTACTTTGCGAACAGAATATCCGTGTTCCAGTATTTCATCAAAAACTTTCACTTGAAGTTTGGGGTCAGCTAGCGTAATCAATGCTCGCGCATGGCCCATATCAATTTGTTTGTTTTGAATTGCCATTTGTATTGAGGCAGGAAGTTTGAGTAATCGCAAATAGTTTGCAATAGTGGTACGTTTTTTGCCTACGCGTTCACTGAGCCTTTCCTGTGTTAAATCATATTGCTCAATGAGGTGTTGGTAGGCCAAAGCTATTTCCACTGAGTTCAAATCTTCACGCTGAATATTTTCAATCAAAGCCATTTCCATCACGTTTTCATCGTCGGCAGTACGTATGTAGGCTGGTATGGTTGATAATCCGGCTTTCAGTGATGCCCGATAGCGCCGTTCACCTGCTATAATTTGGTATTCTTCATCTGAAAGCTTGCGTAGGGTAATAGGTTGGATGATTCCTATCTCAGAGATGGAGTCAGATAATTCTTGAAGAGCCGTCTCATCAAATTCACGACGTGGTTGATTGGGATTGACGGAGATCTTCGATAACTCTATTTCATTTATAGAAGAAGAACCTTCGGTTTTTACTTCATCCATGGAGAGCAAAGCGTCGAGCCCTCTTCCTAGTGTATTTCTTCTTTGTGCCATAATCTTCGTTTATTTAGTATTTCTGCTGATGAGTTCTTTCGCTAAAGTTAAGTAGTTTTTAGCTCCGGTTGATTCGGCATCATAGAGAATAGTAGGAAGTCCGTAACTAGGTGCCTCACTTAATTTCACATTACGTTGGATGACTGTGTTAAACACTAATTCCTGAAAATGACGTTTTACTTCGTCGTATATTTGATTGGCCTGACGTAAACGAGAATCGTACATTGTAAGGAGAAATCCTTCTATCTCTAAAGTAGGATTTAGTTTAGACTTAATAATCTTAATCGTATTTAATAGTTTGCTGATTCCTTCGAGGGCGAAGTATTCGGCTTGAACCGGAATAATAACGGAGTCGGCGGCAGTTAATGCATTAATTGTTATTAACCCCAACGACGGCGAGCAATCTATCAGAATGTAGTCGTAGTCATCTTTCAATGGAGTAAGCACCTCTTTCAATATCTTTTCACGGTTCTTGAGATTAAGCATTTCTATTTCAGCTCCCACCAAGTTGATGTGCGAAGAGATTATTTTTAACGACTCAATTTCAGTGTCAAGGATGGCTTTTTTTACATCAGCCTGGTCTATTATACATTCGTAAATAGTACATTCCGATTGCTTGATGTCTACGCCTAAGCCTGAAGAGGCGTTTGCCTGAGGGTCAGCGTCAACAACCAACACTTTCTTTTCGAGAGTAGCAAGCGAGGCTGCAAGGTTTATGGTGGTTGTCGTTTTACCCACACCACCTTTTTGATTAGCCAAAGCAATTATTTTTCCCATATGCTTTAATTTTATGGCAGCGAAATAAGTGATAATAACTTAGAGTGCCTACTAAAAAAGAAAAACTTTGCAAAATCAGTTGATAAAATGCACTTTTTGTTAATAACTTAATGCGAAATGCTATTTTACTAAGCTTGTTATCTCTTTTGGGCACGCAAATATATATATTTTCATTGAATTAAATGGCTTTTTTTCACTCACTTGCAGAACATTAAGATTTCTAAACTGCTTTATAATAAGTTTTTGCCTTCTTTCGAGAGCTTTTAGTCTACGTAAGAGTTATTGATGCTTATACTTTTAATAGTTTTCGTGGTCTCTGTTTTTTTTCTACTTTTGTGCAGATAATAAATGATGGATAAGCCAATGGAAAATAAAAAACCGCTAATATTAGTGTCAAATGATGACGGAATATCGGCAAAAGGTATTAGTGAACTTATAAAATATCTTCGCCCACTTGCTGAGATTGTGGTGATGGCTCCCGATTCTCCCCGCTCGGGTAGTGGATGTGCGCTGACTGTAACCAAACCGGTTCATTATCAACTTGTGCGTCAAGAGGTGGGATTGACTATCTATAAATGCTCGGGTACTCCAACGGACTGTGTGAAACTTGCTCGTAACACTGTTCTTGATCGTAAACCCGACTTGGTGGTGGGAGGAATTAATCATGGCGACAATTCGGCTACAAGTGTTCACTATTCCGGTACGATGGGTGTGGTGATTGAAGGATGTCTAAATGGTATCCCTTCCATCGGTTTCTCTTTATGTAATCATGCCGCTGATGCTAATTTTGAACCGGCGAAAGAATATATACAAAAAATAGTTGCTACTGTTCTTGAAAAAGGACTTCCTCCTCTTGTTTGTTTGAACGTTAATTTTCCTGATCAACAAGATATCAAAGGTCTTAAAGTTTGCGAACAAGCTAAAGGCCATTGGCAGAAGGAGTGGGAACCTTGTCCTCGTCTTCATGATAAAAACTATTTCTGGTTGACCGGAGAGTTTGCAAATATGGACTTGGAGAATGAAAAAAGTGATAGTTGGGCACTGAGCCATGGATATGTGGCGGTTACCCCTACTACAGTCGATTTAACGGCCTATAATTATATAGACAAACTGAAAAAAGCACTTCTTAATTGACGGAAAGTGCATGTTATAGATGCCCGGTTTTTTTGCCTTTAAAATAACTAAAAAATCTTGTGCGATATGAAGTATTATCTGATTGTTGGTGAAGCATCTGGAGATTTGCATGCCGCCCACCTAATGGCTGCCTTGCAGCATGAAGACACTCAAGCCGAATTTCGTTTCTTTGGGGGTGATATGATGGCGCACGTAGGAGGAGTAATGGTTAAGCATTACAAAGATTTGGCATATATGGGCTTTGTACCGGTATTACTTCATCTTCGTACAATTTTTGCTAACATGAAATTCTGCAAGAAAGATGTTATGGATTGGAAGCCGGATGTCGTTATCCTTGTTGATTATCCGGGATTTAATCTTAACATAGCCCAATTTGTACATGCAAAAACAGATATTCCTGTCTATTATTATATTTCTCCTAAGATATGGGCATGGAAGGAATACCGTATAAAGAATATCAAGCGAGATGTGAATGAACTTTTTTCTATCTTGCCATTTGAAGTTGAGTTTTATAATAAACATCACTATCCGATACATTATGTAGGAAATCCAACATTAGACGAGGTCGCTAATTTCCGCATCAGCTATTCTGAATCTTTTTCCGAATTTAATGGCAATAATGGTTTGGATGGGAGAGGGAT contains these protein-coding regions:
- the lpxB gene encoding lipid-A-disaccharide synthase — encoded protein: MKYYLIVGEASGDLHAAHLMAALQHEDTQAEFRFFGGDMMAHVGGVMVKHYKDLAYMGFVPVLLHLRTIFANMKFCKKDVMDWKPDVVILVDYPGFNLNIAQFVHAKTDIPVYYYISPKIWAWKEYRIKNIKRDVNELFSILPFEVEFYNKHHYPIHYVGNPTLDEVANFRISYSESFSEFNGNNGLDGRGIIALLAGSRKQEIKDNLPDMIRAASSFRDYQMVLAAAPGIDPEYYDKFIVGSGVRIVFGQTYALLHHAKAALVTSGTATLETALFLTPQVVCYHTPIGKIIAFLKKHILKVKFISLVNLIAGREVVKELVADTMTIENISLELESILHKEDYRKKMLIGYNDVITALGPSGAPDRAAKSIIQLLENR
- a CDS encoding AAA family ATPase; this encodes MGKIIALANQKGGVGKTTTTINLAASLATLEKKVLVVDADPQANASSGLGVDIKQSECTIYECIIDQADVKKAILDTEIESLKIISSHINLVGAEIEMLNLKNREKILKEVLTPLKDDYDYILIDCSPSLGLITINALTAADSVIIPVQAEYFALEGISKLLNTIKIIKSKLNPTLEIEGFLLTMYDSRLRQANQIYDEVKRHFQELVFNTVIQRNVKLSEAPSYGLPTILYDAESTGAKNYLTLAKELISRNTK
- a CDS encoding DUF5683 domain-containing protein, whose protein sequence is MTIRITKYYLSIILFLCMFQIAGTDAYAQEAAARRKRMNNKEAELTDSLTKDTLMRARVDSLVNVNKQNLEKLEPKAIQQLQDNSIKDSLELVKPKKQWIPNAGKATWYALVIPGGGQIYNRKYWKLPIIYGGFAGCAYALSWNNKMYKDYSQAYMDIMDGDPSTKSYLDLLPPNSSYTESQLQTVLKKRKDTYRRYRDLSIFAFIGVYLISVIDAYVDAELSNFDITPDLSMRVEPTIINDRYKSGNSVGVQCSLRF
- a CDS encoding ParB/RepB/Spo0J family partition protein, with protein sequence MMAQRRNTLGRGLDALLSMDEVKTEGSSSINEIELSKISVNPNQPRREFDETALQELSDSISEIGIIQPITLRKLSDEEYQIIAGERRYRASLKAGLSTIPAYIRTADDENVMEMALIENIQREDLNSVEIALAYQHLIEQYDLTQERLSERVGKKRTTIANYLRLLKLPASIQMAIQNKQIDMGHARALITLADPKLQVKVFDEILEHGYSVRKVEELVKSLSEGETIKSGGKKIAPKRAKLPEEFNLLKKHLSGFFNTKVQLTCSEKGKGKISIPFNNEEELERIMEMFDALKK
- the surE gene encoding 5'/3'-nucleotidase SurE, whose translation is MENKKPLILVSNDDGISAKGISELIKYLRPLAEIVVMAPDSPRSGSGCALTVTKPVHYQLVRQEVGLTIYKCSGTPTDCVKLARNTVLDRKPDLVVGGINHGDNSATSVHYSGTMGVVIEGCLNGIPSIGFSLCNHAADANFEPAKEYIQKIVATVLEKGLPPLVCLNVNFPDQQDIKGLKVCEQAKGHWQKEWEPCPRLHDKNYFWLTGEFANMDLENEKSDSWALSHGYVAVTPTTVDLTAYNYIDKLKKALLN
- a CDS encoding transglycosylase SLT domain-containing protein, with translation MFFCFLVISNYAQAQSVDVVIQGNGTQRKESIDLPESMTYPVDSLLNDWKAKNYIKTGKDCSTADENPFFSDSVYIQRLSRIPTVMEMPYNEIVRKFIDMYASRLRNQVSFMLSASNFYIPIFEEALDAYNLPLELKYLPVIESALNPSATSRAGASGLWQFMIGTAKIYDLEVNSLVDERRDPIKETWAAARYLKDLYAIYQDWNLVIAAYNCGPGNINKAIRRSGGKNDYWSIYNYLPKETRGYVPAFIAANYLMNYYCDHNICPMETDIPTNTDTVQISKNLHFEQIADICGISLEQVKSLNPQYKKSIIPGDIKPYTLRLPYNYINTFIDSQDTIYAHRADELFNERKIVEVKDEPVVSVRAKAKPRGSKSYHKIRNGETLSTIAEKYHVRISDIKKWNNLRGTNIAAGKRLKIYK